CGCCTTAGTCTTCTCAACAGACGTGGCTGGATGCCTGGTCTACCGAGTTTTTGTGGACTCAGGCAGCGCGGTGAACATTGTGTACTGGAACTGCTGGAAGGCCCTTGGCTCGGATGTCAATGTTGAACCAACGAATGCACCACTCTATGGATTCTCAGGAGAATCAGTAGTACCAATCGGAATGGTAGAACTGCCAGTTACCTTGGGACGATCGCAGGGTTATAAAACCAGAACAATCAGATTTTTGATCATAGACGCTCTGAAACCTACGTACAACATCATCTTGGGGCGGCCCGCGCTTAACACCTTCAAGGCAGTAGTTTCCACATTCTACCTCAAAATGAAGTTTCCGATAGACGGTGGAAGAATTGGGGAGGTGTGGGGGGATCAAGCTACATCGAAGCAATGTCATGTGCAAACACTAACTTAACAGAATGATAGTGTTGGAGACGATCCCAACACCCGAAAGCAGAAACGAAAGCAAGCAAATGTCCCGGGGGAACCTAATGATCAGAGAAATGAGAAGATGGGGATAGTCACCGCGTCAAACCCCGAACGCAGAGAAATCATGGAACTCAGAGATGGAGTTGATAAACAGCCACTCGTTTCCACGAGTGATGCATGCTTGCTCATTGAACTTTTTCCTGACAGGGAAGGATACACTACCAGAATTGGAGCGGGAATGGCACCAACCCTCCAAAAGGAAGTTACCGCATGCCTGCGCAGGAACGCGGATGTATTCGCATTCAACACTTCTGATCTTAAAGGGATAGACAGAGAGCTAGCCGAACATCGTCTTAATGTGGACCCGACGGTTAAACCAGTCAGACAGAAAACAAGACACTTTGGCGCGGAGAAGGATGCAGCTATTCGGGAACAGGTCCAAGCCCTCCTAGAGGCAGGACATATCGTGGAAATCCAATATCCCGAATGGATATCTAATGCAGTCATGGTAGAAAAGAAGGTCAAGGTGTGGAGAATGTGTGTGGACTACAGAGACCTCAACGCAGCTTGCCCTAAGGACTGTTACCCGCTCCATCGAATAGATCAACTGGTGGATGCTACTTCAGGGTGTGAACTCTTGTCCATGATGGACGCATACCAAGgatatcatcaggtaaagatgcATCCAGATGATGTAGCCAAAACCGCCTTCGCAGTGTGCACAGGAGTCTTCGGGTGGGAAAGCATGCCCTTCGGCCTCAAGAATGCAGGGGCCACATACCAGCGTATGATGGACAAAATTTTCAGGACGCAGCTGAGGAGAAATATCTCGGTATATGTCGACGACATGTTGGTGCGCAGCATTAAGGCCAGCTCCCACGTGGCCGATCTGGAGGAAACCTTCTCAGTAGTCCGCAAGAATAAACTCATGCTCAATCCCGCTAAGTGCACCTTCGGGGTGCAGTCAGGAAAGTTCTTGGGTTATAGGGTAACACCGGAGGGGATCGAAGTTAACAATGACAAAGTTAAAGCTATTCTGAACATGACCTCACCCAGGAATGTCAAAGAAATCCAAACACTCAACGGGCGAATTACCGCGTTGAGTCGGTTCATCTCACGCTCAGCTGAGCGAAGTCTCCCGTTCTTCAAGGTTCTACGAAAAGGAAGTCGGTTTGAATGGAGTAGTGAGTGCCAAAGAGCCTTCGAAGACCTAAAAGCTTACCTGACCAAACTACCAGTGTTGACAAAACCCTCTCCGGGGGAACCATTATACTTATACATCTCCGTGGGAGTTGAATCTCTGAGCTCAGTGCTGGTCCGGGAGGAGAATCGACAACAAAAACCAATATACTTCGTAAGCAAGGTCATCCAGGGTGCAGAGCTACGCTATACTGAGGTTGAAAAGACCGCGTACACAATCATGATCACggccagaaagttgaggccaTACTTCTTATCGCACAAGGTCATTGTGAGAACAATAATACCATTCAAACAAATCTTAGGGCGACCGGATCTAGTGGGGAAGATGGTGAAATGGGCCATAGAGCTCGGAGAGTACGAAGTCGAGTTTGAGCCGCGCACTACCATTAGAGCGCAGGCACTGGCGGACTTCATTCAAGAAGCAACAAGGTGGCCTATGAGGGGACCGTGGACAGCACAGGTTGATGGGTCGGTCACCAAAGAAGGGTGTGGGGTGGGAATCTACATCACCGCGCCCGAAGGAGAAATCTACCAATTCGCTATCAAGTTTGAAGATAAACTATCCAATAACGAAGCCGAATATGAAGCAGTGCTAAGGGCAGCCCACATACTTAGAGAACTCAGAGCCGACAACGCAGTGATTAAAACTGACTCTCAACTGGTGGCACAACAGTTAACAGGAGGTTACGGGATAAAAGAAGAGAGAATGAAACACTACTTTGACAAAGTCCAAGAGATTGGGAAAAAGTTTGAgaaatttgaaatacaacaAGTGCCGAGAGAAGAAAACCAACGAGCAGACCTCCTGGCCAGAGTAGCCAGTGCAGTCGAACAAACGTGGAGCGAGGACATTACCTTGGTGTTCGAACCCAAGAGAGCGGTGGTGGCACAGGTATACAACATTGAAACCAAGGACGATTGGAGAACACCCATCATATACTATTTGAAAAATGGCAAACGAATGGAGGAGGATACCTCACGGTATGCCAAATACGAGAATTACTGCCTCATTGACGATCAGCTATACAAGAGGTCTTTCACCCATCCATTTTTGAAATGCCTGGCCCCAGAGGAGGCACGGTTTGCTTTAAAAGAGATCCACCAAGGGTGCTGCGGTAATCACGGTGGACACAGGGATTTGACAAGGAAGATAATCAGAGCAGGATTCTACTGGCCCGGAATCAGCAAAGAATCGAAAGCCTTCGTGCAAAAATGTGAAGCTTGTCAGAGACACGCTCCCAAAATCAACATACCTGGGGAGGAAATGGGGATCATGCATGCTGCGCATCCTTTCGACAAATGGGGAATCGACATTGTGGGTAAATTACCAACTGCTCCGGGAGGCAAGTGCTTCCTCATAGTTGCCGTAGACTACTTCTCCAAGTGGATCGAGGCGGAAGCTGTCACCAAAATCGATGATAACACAGTGGAAAAGTTCATATGGAAGAACATCTGTTGTCGGTATGGGGTGCCAAGGATTTTGGTCTCAGACAACGGAACCCAGTTCACGAGCAAGAAGATCGAAGATTTTTGTTCGCGGATGGACATCACACAGAAATTTGTGTTAGTCGCCCACCCTCAAGCCAATGGACAGGTAGAATTGGCAAATCGCACCATATGCgaagggatcaagaagagaCTCGAACGAAGCAAGGGACGATGGGTTGAGGAATTAGATACAGTGTTATGGGCACTTAGAACCAGTCCGAAAACCGCAACCGGAGAGGCTCCTTTCACTTTGGTATACGGGTCGAACGCTGTGGTACCTGCCGAGGTAAGGCTGGAATCTCATCGGGTTACTACCTATGACACTGCACAGAATGAGGAACTGCGCCGACTGGACTTGGATCTGATTGAGCTACATAGAGAGGAAGCACAGGTGAGGGCGGCAAAATACAAAAGTATCATCAAAGCTGGTTACGACAAGAAGGTAAAGCTGCGCAGACTTGGGAAAGGAGACTTGGTACTCAAGCGGGCAGACGCATTGAAGCCTGTAGGAAAATTTGAAGCTAACTGGGAAGGTCCTTTTGTTATCACGGAGGTCCTGGGGGGAGGAGCTTATCATCTAGCAGATCAAGGAGGGCGGCCCTTAACCAGGCCATGGAACATAAATAACCTTAAGAAATTTTACGTGTAAGCACTCTTTTTCAGTTTCCATCATGTAGACCAAACActctttttcccactgggttttaacgaggtttggGCCATGGACATCTTAATAAAATGGATTTCATGGTTTAGGGAAACCTTCTCTTACTTGCATAACACCTAAACACACACCAACACTGAActtgtaccatcttgagggccgctctgcgggggtgtaccatctgtgttccatcttaagggtgtaccatcttgagggccgctctgcgggggtgtaccatctgtgttccatcttaagggtgtaccatcttgagggccgctctgcgggggtgtaccatctgtgttccatcttaagggtgtaccatcttgagggccgctctgcgggggtgtaccatctgtgttccatcttaagggtgtaccatcttgagggccgctctgcgggggtgtaccatctgtgttccatcttaagggtgtaccatcttgagggccgctctgcgggggtgtaccatccgtgttccatcttaagggcGTACCATCATGAGGGAAACTATTCAAGAGAAACTATCACTAAGGatctaaagaaagaaaatagcaCTATCACTCAAAGGGGATAGTGGACGCGCAGATATGACTGCGCAAACCAAGGGGATAGTGGACGCGCAGATATGACTGCGCAAACCAAGGGGGTAGTGGACGCGCAGATGTGACTGTGCAAACCAAGGGGATAGTGGACGCGCAGATGTGACTGCGCAGAAAACGGGACAGCGGATGCTTAAAAGAGGGATACACAATGGCCGCACAAATGACAGAAAGATAGAGAGCTAAAATCTTAAAACAAAATTCTTCATAGTTGCTTACATACATTTTTCCCAACACATAAGTACTCAACAGAATTCTGATCATATTCATAATTAGTCAGATTTCAACAACGAGCCTTTTACAGAGAAGTAGGAAGTCATGAAGATAAACACGAAATATggttatataaaataaaataacaccaTCCAGAGCattcaaagaaaatcaaaccaTACGATTATATAAAATGGGTTCAAGAGAAACTTTACAATTGGGATAATGTCTACAAAAagaacaatctttttacaaacaAAAGAAACATAGAAGGGAGTTGGTCAGTCAAGGCGTTGGGGAGAAGAAGGAGGATCCACGATGAACTCCTCAACAGGGGGATCTTCAACAAAGGCAGGCTGCGCAATCTCCTCGATCACCGGATCCGTCACCACCGGCAGATGAAACACAACCTCCTCCTGCGCAGCCTCTGCTACCACAACTTCCGTCCCACCCTGCGCCGCTCGGGAGCTAGACCCCTTTTGGCCCTGAGAGTCGGGCacgaccgaggaggaagttggagGAGGGTAGACCAAGTTCCCCCCGGGATAGTTGCCTCGAGGAGAACGCATATGGCAGCGCAACTCATTCAGATAAGGAGACCGAATCACCGGCGCCGCAGGTAGGGCATCCCTCGTCTCATCCCTAGCAAAGAGCTGGAGGGCCTTATCCAAAACAGGAAGCCACCAACCAGGAGTCGAAGGGGCGGAAGGATCGACGCCCAACAGCCCATTTAGACTGGTGTCATCCACTTGCTTCAGTACAGCCTCAAAGTCAAATTTGCTGCGCTGATCAGGCGTCGCTCCCACCTGGTCAAGAGCGAGCCGACTGCCTTCCTTAACCAAGAACTGCATGGCAGGCCCCATCAAGAGGAGCATGTCAGGGGAACGGCGGAAAGCTTGAAGAGAATCCTCTAACATATAGCGCAGGAACAATTGACCACGCGCAGTCAGGAAGTATTGTTGGCGAAACTCTTGTATCCCCCGCATGAAGGCTTGGTTTTCTTGATCGGCAATCGTTGTCTTCATCTGATTCAACTTTGCCCGGCACTCCTCCGACATCTCATGCTTGAGAGCCTTGAGTTCTTCCTCCTTGCTCTGGGACACACGAGCGAGCTCAGTCTCGAGGGACTCCTTCTTCACCTTCATCTGAGACAGTTCAGCCTGAGCTTGGCGCAGCTGTTCCCGTAACTCAGTATTATCAGCCAGAGAGGCCATGAGTTCCCCCTCCTTTTCATGAAGATCAACGGCTGCCCGGGTCATATGTCGGGAGGCCGACAAGCACTTCACCCGCAACTGCGCAGACACAATCACAATCCAGGGGATGAATAAAAATACTCGCACAATAGTAATgtcacaaaaacaaaaacacgcATAGCTTACCTGCTCTACGCCCAGGCACATGTCAAAGGCCAGGTCCCCCATGTTCATGACATCGTACCTGCGCAGGTCGACAGAGGCGATCTGCGATTCCATCTGGGACCGGCACTCCTGACCGGTCAAATCCTTCAAAGCACGAGGGCCTGGAATCTCCATAACGGAGTCAGACCCCTCCCTTGCCGGCGCAGCTTGACGAGGCACATCATCGAGTAAGGCTTCGAAAGAATCTTTACTCTCGGCACCAGAAGCAGGGACCTTTTTCTTCTTGGACGAGACTACCTGTCGAGTCTTGCGACGCTTACGAGTACCCTCAGCGGAACTCGCATCACCTTCGTCGTGGAGTCGAAGAGGTTGAATGTCAGCAGCAGACGAACCCGGACGGGGCCGCCCAGGATTGAAAGACTCAGG
The genomic region above belongs to Salvia miltiorrhiza cultivar Shanhuang (shh) chromosome 5, IMPLAD_Smil_shh, whole genome shotgun sequence and contains:
- the LOC131026016 gene encoding uncharacterized protein LOC131026016, producing the protein MPTSNRAKKQLVRAVRTGHFNSKVMAITSAASEPTISFGPEDARPLMYPHDDALVFSTDVAGCLVYRVFVDSGSAVNIVYWNCWKALGSDVNVEPTNAPLYGFSGESVVPIGMVELPVTLGRSQGYKTRTIRFLIIDALKPTYNIILGRPALNTFKAVVSTFYLKMKFPIDGGRIGENDSVGDDPNTRKQKRKQANVPGEPNDQRNEKMGIVTASNPERREIMELRDGVDKQPLVSTSDACLLIELFPDREGYTTRIGAGMAPTLQKEVTACLRRNADVFAFNTSDLKGIDRELAEHRLNVDPTVKPVRQKTRHFGAEKDAAIREQVQALLEAGHIVEIQYPEWISNAVMVEKKVKVWRMCVDYRDLNAACPKDCYPLHRIDQLVDATSGCELLSMMDAYQGYHQVKMHPDDVAKTAFAVCTGVFGWESMPFGLKNAGATYQRMMDKIFRTQLRRNISVYVDDMLVRSIKASSHVADLEETFSVVRKNKLMLNPAKCTFGVQSGKFLGYRVTPEGIEVNNDKVKAILNMTSPRNVKEIQTLNGRITALSRFISRSAERSLPFFKVLRKGSRFEWSSECQRAFEDLKAYLTKLPVLTKPSPGEPLYLYISVGVESLSSVLVREENRQQKPIYFVSKVIQGAELRYTEVEKTAYTIMITARKLRPYFLSHKVIVRTIIPFKQILGRPDLVGKMVKWAIELGEYEVEFEPRTTIRAQALADFIQEATRWPMRGPWTAQVDGSVTKEGCGVGIYITAPEGEIYQFAIKFEDKLSNNEAEYEAVLRAAHILRELRADNAVIKTDSQLVAQQLTGGYGIKEERMKHYFDKVQEIGKKFEKFEIQQVPREENQRADLLARVASAVEQTWSEDITLVFEPKRAVVAQVYNIETKDDWRTPIIYYLKNGKRMEEDTSRYAKYENYCLIDDQLYKRSFTHPFLKCLAPEEARFALKEIHQGCCGNHGGHRDLTRKIIRAGFYWPGISKESKAFVQKCEACQRHAPKINIPGEEMGIMHAAHPFDKWGIDIVGKLPTAPGGKCFLIVAVDYFSKWIEAEAVTKIDDNTVEKFIWKNICCRYGVPRILVSDNGTQFTSKKIEDFCSRMDITQKFVLVAHPQANGQVELANRTICEGIKKRLERSKGRWVEELDTVLWALRTSPKTATGEAPFTLVYGSNAVVPAEVRLESHRVTTYDTAQNEELRRLDLDLIELHREEAQVRAAKYKSIIKAGYDKKVKLRRLGKGDLVLKRADALKPVGKFEANWEGPFVITEVLGGGAYHLADQGGRPLTRPWNINNLKKFYV